From the Sinorhizobium garamanticum genome, one window contains:
- a CDS encoding GH32 C-terminal domain-containing protein, with protein MTSNANPAPLLDGDLERLSASLPAGTTIHLWLKAAQGKAAAEMTVSVAGIEVGLLTVDNAEEYQLRTLHLENGGQTAFRYDPTTTVVSVVYAFSESDVLEKGILVLYAGEANAPPTVPGSYHFRPPFGWMNDPNGFGRFGDRVHLFYQHYPHSLRWNTMHWGHAVSDDYVRWRHLPVFLFPSADLSARADGQGGVFSGSAIPLPGKEPGIRVFFTEQVKDRQPEEQIQLTAVSRDQIAAGPAEVILPERPAGLDLTLDFRDPYVVKGPDGRWKMLVGSRDRAGGVILLYETADPEAASGWTFVGILHREDRFGMTAAECPCLVPVDGPADDPATRWALIFGLLTSRDPATGRRNITVATVGRFDGRSFVKEFEQELDFGTDAYAFQAFVDQSGGPVGIAWLANWTEISKKTDFPTAMTLPRRVVLKDGALLTPPVDTVESLRQQLIDDERLLSGDIVELGNGAAEIVIDLTAPGAAFDLEFDHPVADLGLRLDQEGLSILYDVPDGKWLPRYIASGARPSTLRIFLDRGSIEVFADNGRWTGTKRLPGFEGVRSARLTAPQGNVAAASIWQLGL; from the coding sequence ATGACAAGCAATGCAAATCCCGCCCCGCTTCTCGACGGCGACCTCGAGAGGTTGAGCGCATCCCTACCGGCCGGAACGACGATCCACCTCTGGCTGAAGGCTGCGCAAGGGAAAGCGGCAGCGGAAATGACGGTCTCCGTCGCCGGCATCGAGGTCGGCCTTTTGACGGTCGACAATGCCGAGGAATACCAGCTGCGGACGCTCCACCTGGAAAACGGCGGCCAGACGGCGTTTCGCTATGACCCGACCACGACGGTTGTCTCGGTCGTCTACGCTTTCTCGGAAAGCGACGTTCTCGAAAAGGGCATCCTCGTTCTCTATGCCGGCGAAGCGAACGCGCCGCCGACGGTGCCCGGCAGCTACCACTTCCGCCCTCCCTTCGGCTGGATGAACGATCCGAACGGCTTCGGCCGCTTCGGCGACAGGGTGCATCTCTTCTACCAGCACTATCCCCACAGTCTGCGCTGGAACACCATGCATTGGGGCCACGCAGTCTCCGATGACTACGTGCGCTGGCGGCACCTGCCGGTCTTCCTCTTCCCCTCGGCCGATCTTTCGGCACGCGCCGACGGCCAGGGCGGCGTCTTCTCGGGGTCTGCCATCCCCCTCCCAGGAAAGGAGCCCGGCATCCGCGTCTTCTTTACCGAGCAGGTGAAAGACCGGCAGCCCGAAGAACAGATCCAATTGACCGCCGTCTCGCGCGACCAGATCGCGGCCGGTCCCGCCGAGGTCATCCTGCCGGAGCGACCGGCCGGCCTCGATCTGACGCTCGACTTTCGCGACCCCTATGTCGTCAAAGGTCCCGACGGACGCTGGAAGATGCTTGTCGGCAGTCGCGACCGGGCCGGCGGTGTGATCCTGCTTTACGAGACCGCCGATCCCGAAGCCGCCTCGGGCTGGACGTTCGTCGGTATCCTGCATCGCGAGGACCGCTTCGGCATGACCGCCGCCGAATGCCCGTGCCTCGTGCCCGTCGACGGGCCGGCCGACGATCCGGCGACGCGCTGGGCGCTGATTTTCGGCCTGTTGACGAGCCGCGATCCGGCGACCGGCCGGCGGAATATCACGGTCGCGACCGTCGGTCGCTTCGATGGCCGAAGCTTCGTCAAAGAATTCGAGCAGGAGCTCGACTTCGGCACCGACGCCTATGCCTTCCAGGCCTTCGTGGATCAGTCCGGCGGCCCGGTCGGCATCGCCTGGCTCGCCAACTGGACGGAGATCTCCAAGAAAACCGATTTTCCAACGGCCATGACGCTCCCCCGCCGCGTCGTGCTCAAAGACGGTGCGTTGCTGACGCCACCGGTCGACACAGTGGAAAGCCTGCGCCAGCAGCTCATAGACGACGAGCGACTGCTTTCCGGCGATATCGTCGAACTCGGCAACGGAGCGGCCGAAATCGTCATTGATCTCACCGCGCCCGGCGCTGCTTTCGACCTCGAATTCGATCATCCGGTAGCCGACCTCGGGTTGAGGCTGGATCAGGAGGGCTTAAGCATCCTCTACGATGTTCCGGATGGCAAATGGCTGCCCCGCTACATCGCCAGCGGCGCGCGCCCCTCGACGCTGCGCATCTTCCTGGACAGGGGCTCGATCGAGGTCTTTGCCGACAACGGCCGCTGGACGGGAACGAAGCGCCTGCCGGGCTTCGAGGGCGTCCGCTCGGCCCGCCTTACCGCCCCGCAAGGCAATGTCGCCGCTGCCAGCATCTGGCAGCTCGGGCTCTGA
- a CDS encoding ABC transporter ATP-binding protein — protein MASVTIEQVRKQYGAVPVIHGVSMDIEDGEFVTLVGPSGCGKSTLLRMLAGLEDISGGEIRIGGRLVNDVAPKERDIAMVFQSYALYPHMTVAENMGFALKLKGENKAAIGKRVKEAADILALGPLLDRLPKQLSGGQRQRVAMGRAIVRHPQVFLFDEPLSNLDAKLRVTMRAEIKDLHQRLKTTTVYVTHDQIEAMTMADRIVVMRGGAVEQIGKPLELYDRPANTFVATFIGSPAMNLFEGSIVDGQFVTDGGARLPLPAGYSRDAVRTYGVRPEHLALSESGVPATVVVVEPTGSETHVVVKIGSADTSLVLRDRIDLEPGQQIAVAPDLSKLHLFSAHGARVN, from the coding sequence ATGGCATCCGTTACGATCGAACAGGTTCGCAAGCAATATGGCGCCGTGCCGGTGATCCACGGCGTTTCCATGGATATCGAGGATGGCGAGTTCGTCACCCTCGTCGGCCCCTCCGGCTGCGGCAAGTCGACATTGCTGCGCATGCTCGCCGGGCTTGAGGACATCAGCGGTGGCGAGATCCGCATCGGCGGCCGCCTGGTGAACGACGTGGCGCCGAAGGAACGCGACATCGCCATGGTCTTCCAGAGCTACGCGCTCTACCCACACATGACCGTCGCGGAAAATATGGGCTTCGCGCTGAAGCTCAAGGGTGAGAACAAGGCAGCGATCGGCAAGCGCGTCAAGGAGGCGGCCGACATCCTGGCGCTCGGGCCTCTGCTCGACCGCCTGCCGAAGCAGCTTTCCGGCGGCCAGCGCCAGCGCGTCGCCATGGGGCGCGCAATCGTCCGGCATCCGCAGGTGTTCCTTTTCGATGAGCCGCTGTCGAATCTCGACGCCAAGCTGCGCGTCACCATGCGCGCCGAAATCAAGGACCTGCACCAGCGCCTGAAGACCACCACGGTCTATGTCACGCATGACCAGATCGAGGCGATGACGATGGCGGACCGGATTGTCGTGATGCGTGGCGGCGCCGTCGAGCAGATCGGCAAGCCGCTCGAACTCTACGATCGCCCCGCCAATACCTTCGTCGCCACCTTCATCGGCTCGCCGGCGATGAACCTTTTCGAAGGGTCGATCGTGGACGGGCAGTTCGTCACCGATGGCGGCGCCCGGTTGCCGTTGCCGGCCGGCTATTCGCGCGATGCTGTCAGGACCTATGGCGTCCGGCCGGAGCATCTGGCGTTAAGCGAAAGCGGTGTGCCCGCTACCGTTGTCGTGGTGGAGCCGACCGGTTCGGAGACGCATGTCGTTGTGAAAATCGGATCGGCCGACACCAGCCTGGTGCTGCGCGACCGGATCGATCTCGAACCCGGTCAACAGATCGCCGTCGCTCCGGATTTGTCGAAGCTTCATCTGTTTTCAGCGCACGGAGCGCGCGTCAACTGA
- a CDS encoding FAD/NAD(P)-binding protein, translating into MLETGRASAGRGGEDRRGAEAEGREVTIVSGGCPTVVIIGGGFTGAVVAANLARDKSMEGWQIAVFEPRECLGCGLAYDTDDPAHRVNVPAGRMSLDPDDADHFVRWMELRGEPRDDRDARAPDGHLYPRRGLFGRYVADVVAPHLGNGRIVHHRQRVISVERRGGDWEIRGDAGSTLRADVLVMATTHPAPAAPAGIDSVLRGHPRYVSDTTVPGALAAIRPNDHILIIGTGLTAADVIASLRTTGRTGPITAYSRRGLRSRGHPSRTQDPYGDFTAPSRTATELLVRVRRAVADAEADGFSWHAVFDALRGQGGEIWRSLPVAERRRLIRHLRPFWDVHRFRIAPQIDAIVRAGLQSGDIRIQAGRIDRLERNGDEIAATFRRRHGAGIEHWNVDAVVVTTGPAHKAVLKSQPWLETLSADGYLQPDAVGLGLACSETSRALDRQGRETETLFIAGPLARGTFGELMGLPQVNDHAIFVAEQVAAFARGRGAAEAALASVDARSVR; encoded by the coding sequence ATGCTTGAGACGGGTCGAGCCTCCGCGGGACGCGGCGGAGAAGATCGCCGAGGTGCCGAAGCGGAGGGACGCGAGGTGACTATCGTGAGCGGGGGGTGCCCCACGGTCGTTATCATTGGCGGCGGTTTTACCGGGGCGGTTGTCGCAGCAAACCTCGCACGCGACAAAAGCATGGAAGGATGGCAGATCGCGGTCTTCGAGCCGCGCGAATGTCTCGGCTGCGGCCTTGCCTATGACACCGACGATCCGGCGCATCGGGTCAATGTGCCGGCTGGGCGCATGAGCCTCGATCCTGATGACGCCGACCATTTCGTCCGCTGGATGGAGCTTCGGGGAGAGCCGCGCGACGACAGGGATGCACGGGCGCCGGACGGCCATCTCTATCCGCGCCGCGGCCTTTTCGGCCGCTATGTCGCTGACGTCGTGGCGCCGCACCTCGGCAACGGCCGCATCGTCCACCACCGGCAGCGGGTGATCAGCGTGGAGCGGCGTGGCGGAGATTGGGAAATCCGGGGTGACGCCGGCTCGACGTTGCGCGCCGACGTGTTGGTCATGGCGACCACCCATCCGGCCCCGGCCGCGCCCGCCGGCATCGACAGCGTGTTGCGGGGGCACCCGCGTTATGTATCGGATACCACCGTGCCCGGTGCTCTCGCGGCCATCCGCCCCAACGACCACATCCTGATCATTGGCACCGGCCTCACCGCGGCGGACGTCATCGCTTCCTTGCGCACGACCGGGCGGACAGGGCCGATCACCGCCTATTCCCGGCGCGGCCTCCGCTCGCGCGGGCACCCGAGCCGGACCCAAGACCCGTACGGAGACTTCACGGCGCCGTCGCGAACCGCGACAGAACTGCTCGTGCGCGTGCGGCGGGCGGTCGCCGACGCCGAAGCGGACGGTTTTTCCTGGCATGCGGTGTTCGATGCGCTGCGCGGCCAAGGCGGAGAGATCTGGCGCAGCCTGCCGGTCGCGGAACGGCGGCGGCTGATACGCCATCTGCGCCCCTTCTGGGACGTTCACCGCTTTCGCATCGCGCCGCAGATCGATGCCATCGTCAGAGCCGGACTGCAGTCGGGCGACATCCGCATTCAGGCGGGTCGGATCGATCGGCTCGAGAGAAACGGCGACGAGATCGCCGCGACGTTCCGGCGGCGCCACGGAGCCGGGATCGAGCACTGGAATGTTGATGCCGTGGTGGTCACCACCGGACCGGCACACAAAGCCGTCTTGAAAAGCCAGCCTTGGCTCGAAACGCTTTCAGCCGACGGCTACCTGCAGCCCGATGCCGTCGGGCTTGGCCTTGCCTGCAGCGAGACAAGCCGGGCGCTCGACAGGCAGGGCCGGGAGACGGAGACGCTTTTCATCGCCGGACCGCTCGCCCGCGGAACCTTCGGGGAGTTGATGGGCCTGCCGCAGGTCAACGATCACGCAATCTTCGTGGCGGAGCAGGTGGCCGCGTTCGCCCGAGGGCGAGGAGCGGCAGAGGCCGCTCTGGCATCAGTTGACGCGCGCTCCGTGCGCTGA
- a CDS encoding SDR family oxidoreductase, producing the protein MATQKVALVAAGGSGMGAEAARRLAADGYKVAILSSSGKGEALAKELGGLGVTGSNQSNEDLKQLVDLAVATWGRIDVLVNSAGHGPRAPILEITDEDWHRGMDTYLMNVIRPTRLVTPVMQKQKSGAIINISTAWAFEPSAMFPTSAVFRAGLAAYTKIFADTYAGENIRMNNVLPGWIDSLPATEERRDSVPMKRYGTSAEIAATVAFLASEGAAYITGQNIRVDGGLMRSV; encoded by the coding sequence ATGGCTACACAGAAGGTCGCGTTGGTTGCGGCAGGCGGAAGCGGCATGGGAGCGGAGGCTGCACGCCGGCTCGCGGCCGATGGCTACAAAGTTGCTATCCTCTCTTCGTCGGGGAAGGGCGAAGCGCTGGCAAAGGAGCTCGGCGGGCTGGGGGTCACTGGCTCGAACCAATCGAATGAAGACCTGAAGCAACTCGTCGATCTCGCCGTTGCAACGTGGGGCCGCATCGACGTGCTGGTCAACAGCGCCGGCCATGGCCCGCGTGCTCCGATCCTCGAAATCACCGACGAAGACTGGCACCGCGGGATGGACACGTACCTGATGAACGTGATCCGACCGACACGTCTCGTCACTCCCGTGATGCAGAAGCAGAAGTCCGGCGCGATCATCAATATTTCCACGGCATGGGCGTTCGAACCGAGCGCCATGTTCCCGACGTCAGCCGTTTTCCGCGCGGGGCTTGCCGCATACACCAAGATTTTCGCCGACACCTATGCGGGCGAGAACATCCGGATGAACAACGTTCTGCCCGGCTGGATCGACAGCCTGCCCGCGACCGAGGAGCGTCGTGATAGCGTGCCCATGAAGCGCTATGGAACGAGCGCGGAGATTGCCGCCACCGTTGCGTTCCTCGCCTCGGAGGGCGCGGCCTATATCACCGGCCAGAATATCCGGGTCGACGGCGGCCTCATGCGCTCCGTTTAG
- the gcvA gene encoding transcriptional regulator GcvA, with translation MTGGKSPYKFAPLNALRMFESSARYLNFRLAAEELGVTQGAVAQQVRALEEHLEVKLFDRLPRGLDLTESGRRYLKPVQRALSLISDATEELRPSKTTLTVSVTPSFATKWLIPRLNGFSKTNADLEVQVLAANAFANFQSDGVDIAVRHTKPPLGPGLRGELLFPTTLIAVCKPALVDDIPIRTAADLTRHVLLHDAHGMWPVFLERAGVHADAKSIRSLKFSHTSLAIDAAIAGQGVALASDALVQDDIAAGRLCSPLDIKLRDDLGFYIVYPRASRKPDQVRRLRDWLLGHAARRR, from the coding sequence ATGACCGGTGGAAAGAGCCCCTACAAGTTTGCGCCGCTCAACGCGCTCAGAATGTTCGAAAGCTCTGCGCGTTATCTGAACTTCCGGCTCGCTGCGGAAGAACTCGGCGTCACCCAGGGTGCCGTTGCGCAACAGGTCCGGGCGCTGGAGGAGCATCTGGAAGTCAAGCTCTTTGACCGGCTGCCGCGGGGACTTGACCTTACTGAATCTGGCCGGCGCTACCTGAAGCCGGTTCAGCGGGCATTGTCCCTGATCTCCGATGCGACCGAAGAGTTGCGTCCCTCGAAGACGACGCTTACCGTAAGCGTGACGCCGTCTTTCGCCACTAAGTGGCTGATCCCGCGCCTGAACGGATTCTCGAAAACCAACGCAGACCTGGAAGTCCAGGTCCTGGCGGCAAATGCCTTCGCGAACTTCCAAAGCGACGGCGTGGACATCGCCGTGCGCCACACGAAGCCGCCTCTGGGACCGGGACTTCGTGGTGAACTGCTCTTTCCGACCACGCTTATTGCCGTATGCAAGCCCGCTCTCGTGGACGACATTCCAATCCGGACTGCAGCAGACTTGACCCGCCACGTCTTGCTTCATGATGCACATGGGATGTGGCCGGTTTTCCTGGAGCGCGCCGGCGTACACGCTGATGCGAAGAGTATCAGATCACTCAAATTCTCCCATACGTCGCTCGCCATCGACGCGGCGATAGCCGGCCAGGGCGTGGCCCTTGCCAGCGATGCCCTGGTCCAGGATGACATCGCCGCCGGACGGCTCTGCAGTCCGCTCGACATAAAGCTGCGCGACGATCTCGGCTTCTACATCGTGTATCCCAGAGCATCCCGGAAGCCGGATCAGGTAAGGAGGCTCCGAGACTGGTTACTCGGCCACGCCGCAAGGCGACGGTGA
- a CDS encoding xanthine dehydrogenase family protein molybdopterin-binding subunit yields the protein MRILQHEITRRSVIAGTGGLVVSFSLGRAFAQAPAPPTPPVVPPAPPASLPGSLDDDRFLDSWIRIDPDNSVTVFTGKAELGQGIRTALLQVAAEELEVDPAEIEFVTADTGRTPNEGFTAGSQSMQNSGTAIRNAAAQVRALLLAEAAKRFGVAAAELRAENKSVLAKDGRSVSYGELVSGQMLHVEAQPQSALKQPGTFRVMGKPLPRVDIPAKVTGQPAYVHDLRLDGMLHARVVRPPSPAATLTELDQGAAEAMPGVVSVVRDGNFLAVVAEKEFQAVSAMRTLAAAARWQERDTLPDQTTLPAVLQGLEREVGTVAEAGALSSDGKVFEATYTRPYQIHGSIGPSCAVAQMKADGTLDVWSHTQGVFPDREAIAEMLAMPEEKVHVIHMEGSGCYGHNGADDAAADAALIASKIPGKPVRVQWTREQEHSWEPYGPAMLMKVGATLDDQGRIASWAYDLWSNTHSTRPGGAGALLAARHRAQAFQPEPAELRISPSGNGDRNANPLYTIPNKRVLWHFLPDMPLRVSALRALGGYANVFAIESTIDELALMAEADPVEFRLSHMEDPRARAVIELAAERFGWDKAQMPRNRGRGFAFARYKNLAAYLAVAMEAEVEPETGRVRVARVVSAIDSGEIVNPDGIRNQTEGGILQSISWTLYEAVAFDRTRITSTDWSSYPILRFASVPDSVEVHIIERPGEPFLGTGEAAQGPAAAAVANAIRNATGKRLYDLPFTRDRIRNAVGRA from the coding sequence ATGCGCATTCTCCAGCACGAAATCACCCGCCGCAGTGTGATCGCCGGCACCGGCGGGCTCGTTGTCAGTTTTTCGCTCGGCCGCGCATTCGCCCAGGCGCCCGCGCCGCCAACACCGCCGGTGGTGCCACCGGCACCGCCCGCGTCCTTGCCCGGCAGCCTCGACGACGACCGCTTCCTCGATTCCTGGATCCGGATCGACCCTGACAATTCCGTCACCGTCTTCACTGGCAAGGCGGAGCTCGGCCAAGGCATCCGCACCGCCCTTCTGCAGGTTGCTGCCGAAGAGCTGGAGGTGGACCCCGCAGAGATCGAGTTCGTTACGGCGGATACGGGCCGCACGCCAAACGAGGGATTCACCGCCGGCAGCCAGTCGATGCAAAACAGCGGCACTGCCATCAGGAACGCCGCAGCACAGGTGCGCGCGCTGCTTCTGGCGGAAGCCGCCAAGCGCTTCGGGGTAGCGGCGGCGGAACTCAGGGCCGAAAACAAATCCGTGCTGGCAAAGGATGGGAGAAGCGTGAGCTACGGCGAGCTTGTTTCCGGCCAGATGCTGCATGTGGAGGCGCAGCCGCAATCGGCCTTGAAGCAGCCTGGGACCTTCCGCGTGATGGGCAAGCCGCTCCCGCGCGTCGATATCCCGGCGAAGGTGACGGGCCAGCCCGCCTATGTGCACGATCTGCGCCTGGACGGCATGCTGCACGCGCGAGTCGTGCGTCCCCCGAGCCCGGCAGCTACGCTGACGGAACTCGATCAGGGCGCGGCCGAGGCGATGCCCGGCGTCGTTTCCGTCGTGCGCGATGGCAACTTCCTCGCCGTCGTCGCCGAAAAAGAGTTCCAGGCGGTGAGCGCCATGCGGACGCTGGCAGCGGCAGCGCGATGGCAGGAACGCGATACCCTTCCTGACCAGACCACCCTGCCGGCAGTCCTTCAAGGGCTCGAACGCGAGGTAGGTACCGTGGCGGAGGCGGGGGCGCTGTCGTCCGACGGCAAGGTGTTCGAGGCGACCTACACGCGGCCCTATCAGATCCACGGCTCGATCGGCCCGTCCTGTGCCGTGGCGCAGATGAAGGCGGATGGGACATTGGACGTCTGGTCGCACACCCAAGGGGTCTTTCCCGACCGCGAGGCGATCGCCGAGATGCTGGCGATGCCGGAGGAAAAGGTCCATGTCATCCACATGGAAGGATCGGGGTGTTACGGGCACAACGGTGCCGACGACGCGGCTGCCGATGCCGCGCTCATCGCCAGCAAAATTCCCGGCAAGCCGGTGCGCGTTCAGTGGACGCGCGAGCAGGAGCACAGCTGGGAGCCTTATGGCCCCGCGATGCTGATGAAAGTCGGTGCAACGCTCGACGATCAAGGCAGGATCGCGAGCTGGGCCTATGATCTTTGGAGCAATACGCACTCCACGCGTCCCGGCGGTGCCGGTGCGCTGCTCGCAGCACGTCATAGGGCTCAAGCTTTCCAGCCGGAGCCGGCCGAGCTCAGGATCAGCCCCTCCGGCAACGGCGACCGAAACGCCAATCCGCTCTACACCATTCCAAACAAGCGTGTGCTATGGCACTTCCTGCCCGACATGCCGCTGCGCGTCTCGGCGCTCCGGGCGTTGGGCGGCTATGCCAATGTCTTCGCGATCGAAAGCACGATCGACGAGCTGGCACTGATGGCCGAAGCCGATCCGGTCGAATTCCGGCTCAGCCACATGGAGGATCCGCGGGCGCGTGCTGTCATCGAACTGGCTGCGGAGCGCTTCGGCTGGGACAAGGCGCAAATGCCGAGGAATCGCGGACGCGGCTTCGCCTTCGCCCGCTACAAAAACCTTGCCGCCTATCTGGCGGTTGCGATGGAAGCGGAAGTCGAGCCGGAAACCGGCCGCGTGCGCGTGGCGCGCGTCGTGTCCGCCATCGACAGCGGCGAGATCGTCAACCCGGATGGCATCCGCAACCAGACGGAGGGCGGCATCCTGCAATCGATCAGCTGGACGCTCTACGAGGCCGTTGCATTCGACCGGACGAGGATCACCAGCACCGATTGGTCGAGCTATCCGATCCTTCGCTTTGCAAGCGTCCCGGACAGTGTCGAAGTCCATATCATCGAGCGCCCCGGCGAACCCTTCCTCGGAACAGGCGAGGCGGCCCAGGGACCTGCGGCGGCGGCTGTGGCCAATGCGATCAGAAACGCCACCGGCAAGCGTCTCTATGATTTGCCCTTTACCAGAGATCGAATACGAAACGCCGTCGGACGCGCCTGA
- a CDS encoding (2Fe-2S)-binding protein, producing MSISLTVNGSPHQVDVDPATPLLYVLRDDLALNGAKYGCGLGQCGSCTVVVDGEAVLSCMVPVMLLEGREITTIEGLGTIDEPGPLQQAFIELQAAQCGYCIPGMMMSGHALLRRNARPSDAEIREALATNLCRCGTHMRILAAIRRAGELMQAASLPEPDKGRAG from the coding sequence ATGAGCATTTCGCTGACAGTCAATGGCAGCCCGCATCAGGTCGACGTCGATCCGGCGACGCCTCTGCTCTACGTTCTTCGCGACGACCTGGCCTTGAACGGCGCCAAATACGGCTGCGGGCTCGGCCAGTGTGGTTCCTGCACCGTGGTGGTGGATGGCGAGGCGGTGCTTTCCTGCATGGTGCCGGTCATGCTGCTGGAGGGCCGCGAAATCACCACCATCGAGGGGCTGGGCACGATCGACGAGCCGGGACCGTTGCAGCAGGCGTTCATCGAGCTGCAGGCGGCGCAATGCGGTTATTGCATTCCAGGCATGATGATGAGCGGGCATGCGCTCTTGCGCCGCAACGCGCGGCCCAGCGACGCGGAGATCCGCGAGGCGCTGGCGACGAATCTCTGTCGTTGCGGCACGCATATGCGGATTCTGGCAGCGATCAGGCGGGCAGGCGAATTGATGCAGGCTGCGTCGTTGCCTGAGCCTGACAAGGGGAGGGCAGGTTGA
- a CDS encoding cytochrome c has protein sequence MWALRVVIVCVAAIVLAAGAFFFLAWRSEIPEDAAAAEATFAPELVAKGAQLAALGNCIACHTVPGKPAFSGGLALPTPFGTIYSTNITPDRETGIGGWSEEAFQRAMNEGVDRKGSHLYPAFPYDHFTHVSAEDNRALYAFLITRPAVKAEAPPNDLQFPLTYRPLLAAWKLAFFDRGEMEPDTSQSEAWTRGRYLAEGLGHCGACHTPRNAFGAEDRDQYFGGGEAEGWQAYAINKDSKAPIPWNEQSLAFYLRNGWHEFHGVSRGPMAEVTGNLSGLPDSDIMAIATYVASIMGDPTPERGQRAAELREQFDGDYLEQAADSQSPPASASGGSPGEAIYVAACASCHEGQRRQPFGGLNFDLSTAVNAPNPQNIVNVVLFGLPPADGEASAVMPAYRHLLSDQQVADVLAYMRERFSEEQPWAGLVGLIANTRSGAHKVTIRPSDGIERAPHNVGAEEG, from the coding sequence ATGTGGGCCTTGCGGGTGGTGATCGTTTGCGTGGCGGCCATAGTTCTGGCCGCAGGTGCGTTCTTTTTTCTGGCGTGGCGTTCCGAAATTCCCGAGGACGCCGCGGCGGCAGAGGCGACGTTTGCTCCGGAACTTGTCGCGAAGGGAGCGCAACTGGCGGCGCTTGGCAATTGCATTGCCTGCCACACCGTCCCTGGAAAGCCGGCATTCTCCGGCGGCCTTGCCCTACCGACGCCATTTGGGACGATTTACTCCACCAACATCACGCCCGATCGTGAGACCGGCATTGGCGGCTGGAGTGAAGAGGCGTTCCAGCGTGCCATGAACGAAGGCGTCGATCGGAAGGGCAGCCATCTCTATCCGGCATTCCCCTACGACCATTTCACGCATGTCTCGGCAGAGGACAATCGCGCCCTCTATGCCTTCCTGATTACGCGGCCCGCGGTAAAGGCTGAAGCGCCTCCGAACGATCTCCAGTTTCCACTCACCTACCGGCCCCTGCTTGCGGCCTGGAAGCTCGCCTTCTTCGACAGGGGTGAGATGGAACCGGATACCAGCCAGAGCGAGGCATGGACGCGCGGGCGCTATCTTGCCGAGGGTCTCGGTCACTGCGGCGCCTGTCACACACCCCGAAACGCTTTCGGCGCCGAGGATCGCGACCAATATTTCGGCGGCGGCGAGGCGGAGGGCTGGCAGGCCTACGCGATCAACAAGGATTCCAAGGCGCCGATACCGTGGAACGAGCAAAGCCTTGCCTTCTACCTTCGTAACGGCTGGCATGAATTCCACGGCGTTTCGCGTGGGCCCATGGCCGAGGTCACTGGCAATCTCTCTGGCCTTCCGGATAGCGACATCATGGCGATCGCCACCTATGTCGCGTCGATCATGGGCGATCCCACACCCGAACGCGGGCAAAGAGCGGCTGAACTGCGCGAGCAGTTCGACGGGGACTACCTGGAACAGGCGGCCGATAGCCAGAGTCCTCCCGCGAGTGCTTCCGGCGGCAGTCCCGGCGAGGCGATCTATGTTGCCGCCTGTGCGAGTTGTCACGAAGGTCAGCGACGCCAGCCCTTCGGGGGCCTGAACTTCGATCTGAGTACCGCCGTCAATGCGCCGAACCCGCAAAATATCGTCAACGTCGTGCTGTTCGGCCTTCCGCCGGCCGACGGCGAGGCGAGCGCGGTGATGCCGGCCTACCGGCATCTGCTCAGCGACCAGCAGGTGGCCGACGTGCTGGCCTACATGCGCGAGCGGTTCTCCGAGGAGCAGCCCTGGGCCGGGCTCGTAGGGCTGATCGCCAATACCCGTTCCGGCGCGCACAAGGTCACCATCCGGCCGTCGGACGGCATTGAAAGGGCGCCGCACAATGTCGGTGCCGAGGAGGGATGA
- a CDS encoding DUF1127 domain-containing protein, with translation MREAQFLVVDTLAATTDDLYRKFGVWKTARALILAAWRHRQTANQVSHLSDRMRRDIGLPDGEPGLLEARFSLWDLRL, from the coding sequence ATGCGTGAAGCACAATTTTTAGTTGTTGATACCCTCGCCGCAACGACCGATGACCTGTACCGGAAATTCGGCGTCTGGAAGACCGCGCGTGCGTTGATCCTGGCTGCCTGGAGACATCGTCAGACGGCGAACCAGGTCTCCCATCTGTCGGATCGCATGCGCCGCGATATCGGCCTTCCGGACGGTGAGCCCGGGCTCCTGGAAGCCAGATTTTCCCTTTGGGATCTTCGGCTTTGA